The following are from one region of the Capsicum annuum cultivar UCD-10X-F1 chromosome 1, UCD10Xv1.1, whole genome shotgun sequence genome:
- the LOC124898451 gene encoding uncharacterized protein LOC124898451 — protein sequence MDYVYVVLHEDRCFIICLEKKTCTCHRFQIDEILCAHTYVVLKSKHFEADDYCSNLYKPVALLGTYEISPLPLSDRFTWEISNFILSEIFLPPKYKRYHGRPKKRKREKSVEDFYKTKSSNSYSACEMTGHNRRSCRKVRRVE from the coding sequence ATGGACTATGTTTATGTTGTGCTACATGAAGATAGATGTTTCATCATTTGTTTGGAGAAGAAGACATGTACTTGCCATAGatttcaaattgatgaaattttgtgtgCTCATACTTATGTAGTGTTAAAGAGCAAACATTTTGAAGCTGATGATTACTGCTCTAACTTATATAAGCCAGTAGCATTGTTGGGCACATATGAGATTTCTCCATTGCCACTGTCTGATAGGTTTACATGGGAGatatcaaattttatattgaGCGAAATTTTTTTGCCGCCAAAGTACAAACGTTACCACGGGaggccaaagaaaagaaaaagagaaaagtctGTTGAAGATTTTTACAAGACTAAATCCTCTAATTCATACAGTGCTTGTGAGATGACTGGTCACAATAGGCGTTCGTGTAGGAAAGTACGCCGagttgaataa